CAGATGGCGTCGAAAGCCAGGTCGGCCTCCTCTCCTATGGCCTCGCGGATAGCAGCACATTCGCGTATCGTGTTTTCGGCTGTATCGCCAATAAACACTTTAACGCCTTTAAAGCCTTCACTCACTTTTTCTTTGGCCAAGGCCTGGCGCTCGGCGCGTGTAGGCAGGCGCAGCCCTGACACGTATTGTGGCAGCTCCGGATGATGCACCGTGCCCAATAACTGGTTTACCGCTATACCTTCTGCCTGCCCTTTGATATCCCACAATGCGATATCGATAGCCGCAATGGCATCAATGGTATAGGATGCATAATGCCCCCGCACATGATTGAGGTGGTACAGGCGGTCATAAACAGCGTGGGGATTGCGGGGATCCATACCCAGCAAGGCTGGTCCTAGTAAGCGCGCAATTAGGGTAGCCGGCACTTCGGGTACCAGTGGCGCCTGGCCTTCGCCCCAACCCACCAGACCAGTGTCTGTGGTAATCTTTACCAGGCACGACTCGGTGAGGCGGCTGTAGGCATGTTGCCACTGCGGCTCAAAATAGTAGTCGGTACCGGGCAGGCGATTAGGAGCGTCGCCATGACCGCCTATGCGGTAGTGATGATCGTATTTAAAGACAAAAACTTCTACGCTTTGTATCTGCATAATCGTTGCTTTGAGGCCTTATCCAAATTTGATATAAAAAAACAGGATGACAGATGTAATGATGGCCCACCAGATAGTGGGGTTGCGCCAACCACGTTGGTGGTGCTTTTCTGCCGGTGGCAGGCTCAGGCTGTCTTTTTTCCAGATCAGCCCCTGTAGTTCGGCCTCCGTTTTTCCCGGCGTGAACAGGCTCACCAGCGCACAGAGCCCCATGCAGGTCCAGAACACAATACCGGTGCGGTTGTAAAACGGCATGCTGGGAAAAAAGAATTGCAGGCCAAAGGAAAGTGGTATCGTCAGCAGGCCTGCGGTAAGGGCGCCCGCCTGGGTAGTGCGCTTCCACAGGATACCCAAAAGAAACATAGTGGCAATGCCCGGTGTAAAGAGCCCATAGGCGCTAAGCAGGTACAGAAACACGGGCTTGTCGGAAGCCGTGATCAGCATAGCTGTACACATAATACCCAGGATGATAACGACAACGCCTGCGCGCCGTCCAAAGCGCACCGATTGCACCTCTGTTGCATTCTTTTTGAAATAGGGCAGGTACACATCCATAGTTAGGATGGTAGTACAAGAGTTAATAGCCCCGGAGAGGTGCGACATGATAGCGGCAATCAAACCTGCCATTACCAGGCCGGAGAGTCCCTTTGGCAGCAGGTTTTGCACCAGGGTGGGAAACACCAGGTCGGCTTTTTCCAGGTTGGGAAATAGTTTGGGAGCCACCAGCGCCGGGCCGATGATCATTATAGGAATGAGGAACTTCAGGTAGTCGGCAAAGATGACACCCATACGGGCGTGCCATTCGTTTTTCGCCGCTAAGGTACGCTGCACGATAAACTGGTTGGTAGCGCAATAAAATACGCTAATGCAGATGGCGCCACCCAGGTACATTGTCCAGGGAAAGGCAGGGTCGCTGGCCGGTAGCAGCATATCCCAATCCTTGGAGGTAGCCAACACAGCGTCAACACCACCGGCAGCGCGTATGGTAAAGAATGACAAGGCCACCATACCTAAGATCAGCACACCCAATTGCAGCATCTCGGTCCAGATCACGGCACGCAGTCCGCCCAGGATGGTATACAAGCCAGTGGCGGCTGCTAAGGCTACCACGCTCCAGGCCATAGGAATGCCGAGCAGCGAGTGCAGCGACAACGCACCGAGATAGAGCACTGCGCCGATCTCTACGAAGATGTAGGTGAATACGACCAGTACCGAATAGTTGGTGCGGGCTGCACCGCCAAACCTTTTTTGCAAAAACTCGGGCATGGTATAAAAGCCGTTGCGCAGGTAATAAGGCAGGAAGATCCACAGCAGTGCGTTAAAGCCTAGCAATACAGCGCCCCACTCGGTGAGGATGGCTACAAAGCCGCGGCTATAGGCAACACCCATAGTACCCACCAATTGGTGGCTGCTGATATTGGCGGCCATGATACTGCCGCCGATCATCCAC
This genomic interval from Flavisolibacter tropicus contains the following:
- a CDS encoding mandelate racemase/muconate lactonizing enzyme family protein, with amino-acid sequence MQIQSVEVFVFKYDHHYRIGGHGDAPNRLPGTDYYFEPQWQHAYSRLTESCLVKITTDTGLVGWGEGQAPLVPEVPATLIARLLGPALLGMDPRNPHAVYDRLYHLNHVRGHYASYTIDAIAAIDIALWDIKGQAEGIAVNQLLGTVHHPELPQYVSGLRLPTRAERQALAKEKVSEGFKGVKVFIGDTAENTIRECAAIREAIGEEADLAFDAICRHEYQAAYEIGLGLDELRAAWFESPLDPEDVAGHSKLAKAIKTPLAIGEPLRTVREFEPWIKQRAMQVAQPDIVRCGITGGQRIIAQCSEHGLRIAPHLGVCTAIGVAATWHVTAVVANPVPQEHQLDMFPTANKVLTSPLKVEGGRAIVPTGTGLGISVDEDFVRAHSAEHWQITPAGIKWQEGGVGRVNNVLLG
- a CDS encoding SLC5 family protein, with amino-acid sequence MGSNLSALDAIIFGVYILGVLGLGLYASTKRKKTKRDYFLAGDKLPWWMIGGSIMAANISSHQLVGTMGVAYSRGFVAILTEWGAVLLGFNALLWIFLPYYLRNGFYTMPEFLQKRFGGAARTNYSVLVVFTYIFVEIGAVLYLGALSLHSLLGIPMAWSVVALAAATGLYTILGGLRAVIWTEMLQLGVLILGMVALSFFTIRAAGGVDAVLATSKDWDMLLPASDPAFPWTMYLGGAICISVFYCATNQFIVQRTLAAKNEWHARMGVIFADYLKFLIPIMIIGPALVAPKLFPNLEKADLVFPTLVQNLLPKGLSGLVMAGLIAAIMSHLSGAINSCTTILTMDVYLPYFKKNATEVQSVRFGRRAGVVVIILGIMCTAMLITASDKPVFLYLLSAYGLFTPGIATMFLLGILWKRTTQAGALTAGLLTIPLSFGLQFFFPSMPFYNRTGIVFWTCMGLCALVSLFTPGKTEAELQGLIWKKDSLSLPPAEKHHQRGWRNPTIWWAIITSVILFFYIKFG